The Pirellulimonas nuda genome includes a region encoding these proteins:
- a CDS encoding helix-turn-helix domain-containing protein has translation MATSMITACEPPRTTSSTVAPIAFEIATGDVDDLSRLYPGWEGRFQQVSAGAFRGNVQVVQGQLIRAFRGTTNQVLLTRGSSQPGWIDFSPITPRNHKSRWQGRQCDPNHLVVRGGQVGVDNVAARDAEIVTLSVPIDLIRRAANSVLRLKGDPARIDWRCLCVEPTALAVLEQLVKRIAARSASDASSSDCYADEQECVVAALNVLSSRNGTCALEPRGNRASLVRRAEEYLRERLASTVGLIDLCEELDVSARTMQYAFRERFGIGPIEYLRMLRLNAVRADLKTARTQGLCVRDVARRWGYRHLSNFAADYKRHFGVLPSKAKSGSLSQ, from the coding sequence TTGGCGACGTCGATGATCACCGCATGCGAACCACCCAGAACGACGTCGTCGACCGTCGCGCCGATCGCGTTTGAGATCGCGACCGGTGACGTGGACGACCTAAGTCGCCTCTATCCCGGCTGGGAAGGGCGATTCCAACAGGTTTCGGCGGGCGCCTTTCGAGGGAACGTTCAGGTTGTCCAGGGCCAACTGATCCGGGCGTTTCGGGGGACCACCAATCAAGTGCTCCTGACGCGCGGGTCGAGCCAGCCGGGCTGGATCGACTTCAGCCCAATCACCCCGCGGAACCATAAGAGCCGATGGCAGGGGCGGCAGTGCGACCCCAATCACTTGGTCGTCCGCGGCGGTCAGGTTGGCGTCGATAACGTCGCGGCGCGGGACGCGGAGATTGTCACCCTGTCCGTGCCGATTGACCTCATTCGCCGAGCGGCCAACAGCGTCCTGCGGCTCAAGGGCGACCCCGCGCGGATCGACTGGCGATGTCTCTGCGTCGAGCCGACCGCACTCGCCGTGTTGGAGCAGCTTGTGAAACGCATCGCTGCAAGGTCCGCGTCTGACGCGTCGTCAAGCGATTGTTATGCGGACGAACAAGAGTGTGTTGTCGCGGCCCTCAATGTCCTCAGTTCGCGGAACGGGACGTGCGCCCTTGAGCCGCGCGGCAATCGCGCCAGTTTAGTGCGCCGAGCAGAAGAGTATCTACGCGAACGCCTCGCGTCGACGGTTGGCCTCATCGACTTATGCGAGGAACTCGACGTCTCCGCAAGAACAATGCAGTATGCGTTTCGCGAGCGGTTTGGCATCGGCCCCATCGAGTACCTCCGCATGCTGCGTCTCAACGCCGTGCGGGCGGACCTCAAAACGGCACGGACACAGGGCCTCTGCGTCCGCGATGTCGCCCGCCGATGGGGCTACCGTCATCTCAGCAACTTCGCCGCGGACTACAAAAGACACTTCGGAGTCCTGCCATCGAAGGCGAAATCGGGATCGCTTAGTCAATAA
- a CDS encoding arylsulfatase encodes MNRVSPAYGALAALVIGLPQFAHAQSRPNILVVMADDVGWMNVSSYGGDIMGVQTPNIDRIGREGLRLTSFYAQPSCTAGRAAFITGQLPVRTGLTTVGTPGSPAGLHKEDVTLAEILKAKGYSTAQFGKNHLGDLEEHLPHRHGFDEYFGNLYHLNGNEDLEDPDRPTDPAFRKKFDPRGVISGTADGPTKDEGALTTKRMETFDDEIVAKSLDFLDRKANDKQPFFLWHCAARLHVFFHFKDGVRGKSRAGREDVYGDALAEHDGHVGQLLAKLDDTGLANNTIVIYVTDNGAYQYMWPEGGTSPFRGDKGTTWEGGVRAPCLVRWPGAPGGRVSSEIVDMTDLLPTLAAAAGELEVVAKLKQGADYVGKRYKLHLDGYDQTGLFTGKSDKSSRKFVFYYDETVLTAIRYDAFKVSFSIKEGGHWDDPLVGLGRPLITNVRMDPFERQTGDVNRQYAEHKTWVLTPIVGIAEQHLMTFQEFPIRQLGLSAQMGKTIDGIQSQILKIKAQH; translated from the coding sequence ATGAATCGTGTTTCACCTGCTTATGGCGCCTTGGCGGCGCTGGTGATCGGGCTCCCGCAGTTCGCGCACGCCCAGTCGAGGCCCAACATTCTTGTGGTCATGGCCGACGACGTGGGCTGGATGAACGTCTCGTCGTACGGGGGCGATATCATGGGCGTCCAAACGCCCAATATTGACCGCATTGGCCGCGAAGGTCTCAGGCTGACATCGTTCTACGCACAGCCGAGTTGTACGGCGGGTCGCGCCGCGTTCATCACTGGCCAGCTTCCCGTCCGGACTGGGCTGACGACCGTCGGCACGCCGGGCTCGCCCGCCGGCCTGCACAAGGAGGACGTCACCCTCGCCGAAATCCTTAAAGCCAAGGGTTACTCGACCGCCCAATTCGGCAAGAACCACCTTGGGGATCTTGAAGAGCATCTGCCGCACAGGCATGGGTTCGACGAGTACTTTGGAAACCTCTACCACCTCAACGGCAATGAGGACTTGGAAGACCCCGACCGCCCGACGGACCCGGCGTTCCGCAAGAAGTTTGACCCGCGCGGGGTCATTTCCGGGACGGCCGACGGCCCGACGAAGGACGAAGGCGCGCTGACGACGAAGCGGATGGAGACCTTCGATGACGAGATCGTCGCCAAGTCGCTCGATTTTTTGGACCGTAAGGCGAACGACAAGCAGCCGTTCTTTCTCTGGCACTGTGCTGCGCGCCTCCATGTGTTCTTCCACTTTAAGGACGGCGTGCGCGGGAAGTCCCGGGCGGGTCGGGAGGACGTTTACGGCGACGCGCTCGCTGAGCACGACGGTCACGTCGGCCAGCTCTTGGCGAAGCTCGACGATACGGGCCTCGCCAACAATACGATCGTCATCTACGTGACCGATAATGGCGCGTACCAGTACATGTGGCCCGAAGGGGGCACCAGCCCATTTCGCGGCGATAAGGGCACCACCTGGGAAGGGGGCGTGCGCGCCCCGTGCCTTGTTCGCTGGCCCGGCGCTCCCGGAGGGCGCGTCTCCAGTGAAATCGTCGACATGACCGACCTGCTGCCGACGTTAGCGGCCGCCGCCGGCGAACTCGAGGTTGTGGCGAAGCTGAAACAAGGCGCCGACTACGTCGGCAAAAGGTACAAGCTCCACCTCGACGGCTACGACCAGACCGGCCTGTTCACAGGGAAGAGCGATAAGTCGTCGCGCAAGTTTGTCTTCTACTACGACGAGACGGTGCTGACCGCCATTCGGTACGACGCGTTCAAGGTCAGCTTCTCCATCAAAGAAGGGGGGCATTGGGATGATCCGCTGGTGGGTCTCGGCCGCCCGCTGATCACGAATGTGCGTATGGACCCCTTCGAGCGGCAAACCGGCGATGTCAACCGCCAGTATGCGGAGCATAAGACTTGGGTGCTGACCCCGATCGTGGGCATTGCCGAACAGCACCTGATGACCTTCCAGGAGTTCCCCATCCGCCAACTCGGCCTCAGCGCGCAAATGGGCAAGACCATCGATGGCATCCAGTCCCAGATCCTCAAGATCAAAGCCCAACATTAA
- a CDS encoding BlaI/MecI/CopY family transcriptional regulator: MTRSQPDHPTELELEILKVLWRESPLPVRDVRARLESDAGRVLAHSSVITMLNIMHRKGFLKRTKVGNAFLFAPKVEKQRVTGRMMGDLLSRAFDGSPAAMMLNLFETTDLDVDEMAELRRLINRKSKEQQP, encoded by the coding sequence ATGACACGTTCGCAGCCGGATCACCCCACCGAGTTGGAGCTCGAGATCCTCAAGGTCTTGTGGCGCGAGTCGCCGCTGCCGGTGCGGGACGTACGCGCACGGCTGGAGTCCGACGCCGGACGCGTGCTCGCGCATAGCAGCGTCATCACGATGCTCAACATCATGCACCGCAAGGGGTTCCTCAAACGCACCAAGGTCGGCAACGCCTTCCTCTTCGCGCCGAAGGTGGAGAAGCAGCGTGTGACCGGGCGGATGATGGGCGACCTGCTCTCCCGCGCCTTCGACGGCTCCCCCGCCGCGATGATGCTCAACCTGTTCGAAACGACCGACCTCGACGTCGACGAAATGGCGGAGCTACGCCGCTTGATCAACCGCAAGAGCAAGGAGCAGCAACCATGA
- a CDS encoding M56 family metallopeptidase, whose amino-acid sequence MNLLSLFTPELCGRLCMTLVHSLWQVAALAALAWAVARVWRGLSVEWSYAVHAAALVLSCACVPVTFLLLDAARKPAAQDFTAGAVPPLGPMLAATDAQPPTLPADFMRAQPAVERIALGPGLANDDAVPIQAKAHRGANWAAVWKRTAPWFAGLYAAGVLVMLVRIAVGIGRAERLRARSRPVEDGALTAALRRLAQAWSLRAAPALATAQHIVAPKVVGLLKPTILLPASALSGLSPGDVEMILAHELAHIRRHDLWVNLVQRLAETVLFFNPALWLLSRRVSTLREYCCDELACGAVGRQTRQSQLRYAQALLHLVELSRTAANDQAGVAALAASGRSPSELRRRVARLFGEPVDEPLRLSRSGVWALLAIGAIALVGPGLWSRPAGAGENERTMLEATDLERPFMRPLATGGEVELIAIGDVNRSEPRWWSPDGRLLPDFKLHLTSQKVSREAWERTVGAFAVRAFVYRTKGVASGSSTLSVQRSHSLQEDSVSDDKNENASGYRAVVARINKQQEEAAFVFTVADQQIVLNNLPLNPTDPDAPAILSGKIVLEDGSPATVKGQMYSDVRYTNGNGALSAQGQCVDRFSVELGAGTAYLTYYAPGYAPVWTEQITLAPGELRDDITLTLKPGADQRVRVVNEQGAPIAGATLIAYPRIHDRSGGPIYEQQSDEQGEYTYEQLAATKYVFSVKAAGYEPLHSEPLDLLPDQAIDLTLKAAAKTTGVVVRQADLAPLASAKICLKCEWSPNGSYRGYGISWGNLAATTDDTGRFTLDQLTRGSHYLAVVEAADGARAMVHTIEADENQQIVMPPRRDLVVTVTGDLSKLRKTQGKITLGIRQRATMVTPDGQGPRELFYDSVVLQPTATGGEATFRGLAVNLDPAAEKQQVEVTLDGELGVGQVVDMNREGDTLVDFKLPSAKPAATPATKQSHRLQVIPARLLTNTNDISTAKALTPERLVEWSPAAGQTQWLLLADEPPLFTERDVESAEVTKDKNNPSRGFNIAITLSEAAGGQMRQATARLLEGGPDVDQRLATIVASNVVTAPCLMSPIGRQIILTGVRDAADAERLSEALNGVVQGPETGASGAAEPAEEPSPAPQNDGVIEGQVVDPQGQPVAGAEVGLVSNRGKEPSDPPTFLTTAVADSEGRFALPYDQEDRRAFLSAWACADGHAPSRHPNSTIAFLLDQKDDLRIEIPSAGATVFQLLDVSRNPGADARLSVVQTRVPKSVGWALPTNWRHRYTASSDSEGRLRIDGIVPESVCYLRIESKDGGRLIMDGNHFLNDKPAATEPHFTLCIPPTAKVSGRVAGPRDARLPEQVRLTTELWPGSRNDLPDWPVWAGVWGVADVTPSDDGAFSAPQLAIGLLRVEADLPEDQPWRAVVPAPERIAPGDEADIQLQVVRGVKVRGRVIKKDTGEPYPGFRLAVIQEPTNEEARGTVTGIEVETDKQGWYETVVRPGWVKLRLHSAPSDYRDVESWRPREESLNMPREIPAGASEFEMPPVELVPAKQIRGKLFDRNGRPLSGWVVEGYPGPGDSVMNSFAGVHTRKDGTFEGAVPETLIPKVWKAQFRDWSDVYDFDDQDYVAEIAGQDPLVLRIDVDGRPVADAGDAPPTAPVADQNAAPLRCRLVAVPPDANDEAPDLNQTTAEFLSGDEITFAVELTNTGDQPVTLLGTRYGGSFGKSSGKLNTKGYGPRLFEFEFTDEAGNPLPRAERAFVHDTLYLSGASTHVVDPGASHTVLLRPAEFTPPMAHRLPSGKFRARVRYRGASAGALALAREFRARRPIADAWSGDVASNSVEFSVADPATRIDPESLTWGLVENGLQAAVELQSPVGDPTRAPGVPVGTPLGVIFHVKNVSDRTIDLVSEAWRQGDRAKVRNRLGAEVEVSGAWHTGMPRHVRWRLKPGEVAELTASGSSLDSLDFPGRTKVSYTVRFGGSQLKDRDGKVLLPLPDDWQGTLETGKVMLFRSASAPEAKGPDAKAVDVEAEAELPATTAREQAEQEKGPDKAQEKSQQQPEPIQAKVRLLDDTFSASGRVVDEAGQPLAGIKVRVATGIGTLLGGARATTDHEGRYPMNFGRGMTLMEDYAPLGVGVQAAKFIIMTPPWEIVGDERDYDLLMTDQTPQELAKWIERGQLWGRKDLAGMIYPNQPREVNFVLAKEPRAPSSTKAAPRTGVPKPSPDTQDQGAQEGAERAAMPE is encoded by the coding sequence ATGAACCTGCTTTCGCTGTTCACCCCCGAGCTGTGCGGCCGCCTGTGCATGACGCTGGTCCATTCGCTGTGGCAAGTCGCGGCGCTGGCCGCGCTGGCGTGGGCCGTCGCCCGCGTGTGGCGGGGGCTGTCGGTCGAGTGGAGCTACGCCGTACACGCCGCGGCCCTGGTGCTGAGCTGCGCGTGCGTGCCGGTGACGTTCTTGTTGCTTGACGCCGCCCGAAAGCCAGCGGCCCAAGATTTCACGGCCGGGGCCGTGCCTCCCCTCGGCCCGATGCTCGCGGCGACCGATGCGCAGCCGCCAACCCTGCCCGCAGACTTCATGCGGGCACAGCCGGCGGTGGAGCGGATTGCGTTGGGGCCGGGGTTGGCGAACGACGACGCTGTTCCCATCCAGGCCAAAGCCCACCGCGGAGCGAACTGGGCCGCGGTGTGGAAGCGGACCGCCCCGTGGTTCGCCGGGTTGTACGCGGCGGGCGTGCTGGTGATGCTCGTTCGGATCGCCGTTGGCATCGGCCGGGCCGAACGCCTCCGCGCCCGCAGCCGCCCGGTCGAGGACGGGGCGCTCACCGCGGCGCTGCGGCGCCTCGCGCAGGCGTGGTCGCTACGCGCGGCGCCGGCGCTAGCCACCGCCCAGCACATCGTCGCGCCCAAGGTCGTGGGGCTGTTGAAGCCGACAATCTTGTTGCCGGCCTCGGCCCTCTCGGGGCTGTCGCCGGGCGATGTCGAGATGATCCTCGCGCACGAGCTGGCGCACATACGCCGCCACGACTTGTGGGTGAACCTCGTGCAGCGGCTGGCCGAGACGGTCCTGTTCTTCAACCCCGCGCTGTGGCTGCTGAGCCGCCGCGTGAGCACGCTGCGCGAGTACTGCTGCGACGAGCTAGCGTGCGGCGCAGTGGGGCGGCAGACCCGCCAATCGCAGCTCCGCTACGCCCAAGCCTTGTTGCACCTGGTGGAGCTCTCGCGTACGGCCGCGAACGACCAGGCGGGCGTGGCGGCGCTGGCCGCGAGTGGCCGCTCCCCCTCGGAGCTGCGGCGGCGGGTCGCGCGGCTGTTCGGCGAACCGGTCGACGAACCGCTGCGGCTCTCGCGTAGCGGCGTTTGGGCGCTGCTCGCCATCGGGGCGATTGCCCTCGTCGGGCCGGGGCTGTGGTCGCGGCCGGCGGGCGCCGGAGAGAACGAGCGAACGATGCTCGAAGCAACCGACTTGGAGCGACCTTTTATGCGGCCGCTAGCAACCGGCGGTGAAGTCGAGTTGATCGCCATCGGCGATGTCAATCGGTCAGAACCGCGGTGGTGGAGCCCCGATGGTAGGCTGCTGCCCGATTTCAAGTTGCATCTTACCTCCCAGAAGGTCTCCCGCGAGGCATGGGAACGCACTGTCGGTGCGTTCGCCGTCCGTGCATTCGTCTACCGGACCAAGGGAGTCGCTAGCGGATCGAGCACCCTGTCGGTTCAGAGAAGCCACAGTCTGCAGGAGGATTCAGTCAGTGATGACAAGAACGAAAATGCCTCCGGCTACCGCGCCGTTGTGGCGAGGATCAATAAGCAGCAAGAAGAGGCTGCCTTCGTATTCACTGTGGCCGACCAGCAGATCGTCCTCAACAACCTGCCGCTGAACCCGACAGACCCCGACGCTCCCGCCATCCTCTCCGGCAAGATCGTGCTGGAGGACGGCTCGCCGGCGACGGTCAAGGGCCAGATGTACTCCGACGTGCGCTACACCAACGGCAACGGCGCCTTAAGCGCCCAAGGACAATGCGTCGATCGGTTCTCGGTCGAACTCGGCGCCGGCACGGCCTACCTCACCTACTACGCCCCTGGCTACGCGCCGGTGTGGACCGAGCAAATCACGCTCGCCCCGGGCGAACTACGCGACGACATCACGCTCACCCTCAAGCCGGGCGCCGATCAGCGGGTGCGGGTGGTCAACGAGCAGGGAGCGCCCATCGCCGGGGCGACGCTGATCGCGTACCCCCGAATCCACGACCGGTCGGGCGGCCCGATCTATGAGCAACAGTCCGACGAACAGGGCGAATACACCTACGAGCAGCTGGCCGCTACCAAGTACGTATTCTCGGTGAAAGCGGCCGGCTATGAGCCGCTGCATAGCGAGCCGCTCGACCTGCTGCCTGACCAAGCAATTGATCTCACCCTCAAGGCGGCGGCCAAAACCACCGGCGTTGTTGTGCGCCAAGCCGACTTGGCGCCGCTGGCGAGCGCCAAGATTTGCCTCAAGTGTGAATGGAGCCCCAATGGCTCCTATCGAGGGTACGGCATCTCTTGGGGCAACCTCGCCGCGACCACTGACGACACCGGCCGCTTCACCCTGGATCAGCTCACCCGTGGCTCGCATTACTTGGCGGTGGTCGAAGCTGCCGACGGGGCGCGGGCGATGGTACACACCATCGAAGCGGACGAGAACCAGCAGATCGTGATGCCGCCACGGCGCGACCTAGTGGTGACCGTCACCGGCGACCTGAGCAAGCTACGCAAGACGCAAGGGAAGATCACGCTGGGCATCCGCCAGCGCGCGACCATGGTCACCCCGGACGGCCAAGGTCCTCGCGAGCTGTTTTACGACAGCGTGGTGCTGCAACCCACCGCCACCGGCGGAGAGGCGACCTTCCGCGGCCTGGCCGTCAATCTCGACCCGGCCGCCGAGAAGCAACAGGTGGAGGTAACCCTCGACGGCGAGCTGGGCGTAGGACAGGTCGTCGATATGAATCGCGAGGGGGATACGTTGGTGGATTTCAAGCTCCCCAGCGCTAAACCCGCCGCGACGCCTGCCACCAAGCAGAGTCACCGGCTTCAGGTCATCCCAGCGCGACTACTAACCAACACCAACGACATCAGCACGGCGAAGGCGCTGACGCCGGAGCGATTGGTCGAATGGTCGCCTGCTGCCGGCCAAACCCAATGGCTGCTGCTCGCCGATGAGCCACCGCTGTTTACCGAGCGCGACGTCGAGTCGGCGGAAGTGACCAAGGACAAAAACAACCCCAGCCGCGGGTTCAACATCGCGATAACGCTGAGCGAGGCGGCCGGCGGGCAGATGCGACAGGCGACCGCCAGGCTGCTCGAAGGGGGCCCCGACGTCGACCAGCGGCTGGCGACGATCGTCGCGAGCAACGTGGTCACGGCCCCCTGCCTGATGAGCCCAATCGGTCGACAAATCATACTGACCGGGGTCCGCGACGCGGCAGACGCGGAAAGACTGAGCGAAGCGCTGAACGGCGTGGTCCAAGGTCCCGAGACGGGAGCAAGCGGGGCTGCCGAACCCGCCGAGGAACCGAGCCCCGCGCCACAGAACGATGGGGTCATCGAAGGCCAAGTGGTCGATCCTCAAGGCCAACCCGTCGCGGGCGCCGAGGTGGGACTCGTCAGCAATCGTGGGAAAGAGCCCAGCGACCCCCCCACATTCCTGACAACCGCCGTTGCAGACTCCGAGGGTCGCTTTGCGTTGCCATACGACCAAGAAGATCGCAGAGCTTTCCTGAGTGCTTGGGCGTGTGCGGACGGCCACGCCCCGTCGCGGCATCCCAACTCGACCATAGCATTCCTGCTCGACCAAAAAGACGATCTTCGTATCGAGATCCCCTCCGCCGGTGCGACCGTGTTTCAGTTGCTTGACGTTAGTCGCAATCCCGGTGCCGACGCACGCCTGTCGGTCGTCCAAACGCGGGTTCCCAAGAGCGTTGGCTGGGCCCTGCCAACCAACTGGCGTCACCGGTACACGGCCAGCTCCGACTCCGAGGGCCGGCTGCGGATCGACGGCATCGTGCCCGAGTCGGTCTGCTACCTGCGGATAGAGTCCAAGGACGGCGGTCGGCTGATCATGGACGGCAACCATTTCTTGAACGACAAGCCCGCTGCAACCGAACCGCATTTCACGCTCTGCATCCCGCCGACAGCCAAGGTATCGGGCCGCGTCGCCGGGCCCCGGGACGCCCGCCTGCCGGAACAGGTCCGGCTGACGACGGAACTCTGGCCCGGTTCGAGGAATGACCTGCCGGACTGGCCGGTGTGGGCCGGCGTATGGGGCGTGGCGGACGTTACTCCTTCCGACGACGGCGCGTTCTCAGCGCCTCAATTGGCCATTGGGCTGCTGCGCGTAGAGGCCGACCTGCCAGAGGATCAGCCGTGGCGTGCTGTCGTCCCGGCGCCGGAGCGCATCGCGCCTGGAGACGAGGCGGACATCCAGCTCCAGGTAGTTCGCGGCGTCAAGGTTCGGGGGCGAGTCATCAAGAAGGACACCGGAGAACCTTACCCCGGTTTTCGACTCGCCGTCATTCAAGAACCAACCAATGAAGAAGCACGCGGCACGGTCACAGGGATCGAGGTCGAGACCGACAAGCAAGGATGGTACGAGACAGTGGTGCGCCCGGGCTGGGTGAAACTGCGGTTGCACAGCGCTCCGAGCGATTACCGGGACGTCGAGTCCTGGCGCCCGAGGGAGGAATCGCTGAACATGCCCCGCGAGATTCCAGCGGGCGCCAGTGAGTTCGAGATGCCGCCGGTTGAGTTGGTCCCCGCCAAGCAGATACGCGGGAAACTCTTCGACAGGAATGGCCGCCCGCTGTCCGGTTGGGTGGTCGAAGGCTACCCCGGGCCGGGCGACAGCGTCATGAACAGCTTTGCCGGCGTCCATACCCGCAAGGACGGCACGTTCGAGGGGGCGGTCCCAGAAACTCTGATCCCCAAGGTGTGGAAAGCTCAGTTCCGCGACTGGTCAGACGTCTACGACTTTGACGACCAAGACTACGTCGCGGAAATCGCGGGCCAGGACCCCCTCGTGCTACGCATCGATGTCGACGGCCGACCCGTCGCGGACGCCGGCGACGCCCCACCTACCGCTCCGGTGGCCGATCAGAACGCCGCCCCGCTCCGCTGCCGGCTGGTGGCGGTTCCGCCAGACGCCAACGACGAGGCGCCCGACCTGAACCAGACGACCGCCGAGTTTCTCTCCGGCGATGAGATAACCTTCGCGGTCGAGCTGACCAACACCGGCGACCAGCCGGTTACGCTGCTCGGCACGCGCTACGGCGGGAGCTTCGGCAAGTCGTCTGGCAAGCTGAACACCAAAGGCTACGGCCCGCGGCTGTTTGAGTTTGAGTTCACCGACGAAGCGGGCAATCCGCTCCCGCGTGCCGAGCGTGCGTTTGTGCACGACACCCTCTACTTGTCGGGCGCCTCGACACACGTGGTCGATCCGGGCGCGTCGCACACCGTGCTGCTGCGGCCCGCAGAGTTCACGCCGCCGATGGCCCACCGGCTCCCCAGCGGCAAGTTCCGCGCGCGGGTGCGCTACCGCGGCGCGAGCGCAGGGGCGTTGGCCTTGGCGCGCGAGTTTCGCGCGAGGCGGCCGATCGCCGATGCCTGGTCGGGCGACGTGGCGTCCAACAGCGTGGAGTTCTCCGTCGCGGACCCGGCCACGCGTATTGATCCTGAGAGTCTCACGTGGGGCCTCGTTGAGAACGGACTGCAAGCCGCAGTCGAGCTCCAATCGCCCGTGGGCGACCCAACCCGCGCGCCCGGCGTGCCGGTGGGGACGCCGCTAGGGGTGATTTTTCACGTGAAGAATGTCAGCGACCGAACGATCGACCTCGTCAGCGAAGCCTGGCGGCAGGGCGATCGGGCGAAAGTGAGGAATCGGCTTGGCGCGGAAGTGGAGGTCTCAGGTGCGTGGCATACCGGTATGCCGAGGCACGTCCGCTGGCGCCTCAAGCCTGGCGAGGTGGCGGAGCTCACCGCTAGCGGGTCGTCGCTGGACAGCCTCGACTTCCCCGGCAGAACGAAGGTTAGCTACACCGTCCGCTTCGGCGGCTCTCAGCTCAAAGACAGAGATGGCAAAGTGCTGCTGCCGCTGCCGGACGACTGGCAGGGCACGCTCGAGACGGGCAAAGTGATGTTGTTCCGAAGTGCCAGTGCGCCGGAGGCCAAGGGGCCAGACGCTAAGGCAGTCGACGTAGAAGCCGAGGCCGAATTGCCCGCGACCACCGCCAGGGAGCAGGCAGAGCAGGAGAAAGGCCCGGACAAAGCCCAGGAAAAAAGCCAGCAGCAACCAGAGCCCATCCAGGCCAAAGTCCGCCTGCTCGACGACACCTTCTCTGCATCCGGCCGCGTGGTGGACGAAGCGGGCCAGCCGCTCGCGGGTATCAAGGTGCGCGTCGCGACGGGCATCGGCACACTGCTGGGGGGCGCCCGGGCAACGACCGACCATGAGGGGCGTTACCCGATGAACTTCGGTCGCGGAATGACGCTGATGGAAGATTACGCCCCGCTGGGTGTCGGCGTCCAAGCGGCTAAGTTCATCATTATGACCCCACCCTGGGAAATCGTCGGGGATGAGCGCGACTACGACCTGCTGATGACCGACCAGACCCCCCAAGAGCTAGCAAAGTGGATTGAACGGGGTCAGCTTTGGGGGAGAAAAGACCTGGCCGGCATGATCTATCCCAACCAGCCACGCGAGGTGAACTTCGTGTTGGCCAAAGAGCCTCGGGCTCCGAGCAGCACGAAAGCGGCGCCCCGAACGGGCGTGCCCAAGCCCAGCCCGGACACCCAAGACCAAGGCGCCCAAGAGGGTGCCGAAAGAGCCGCTATGCCAGAGTGA
- a CDS encoding IS1595 family transposase has product MDWFQAAWLVCQPGGVSALELQQALGVASYQTAWAWLHKLRREMAPLAERRLSGLVEVGAASIGGRAAVTGLKTRCGGLVALAVGVRGRRLGRARMEAIAAAKQKNLGAFVTSAVEARSTVRTGGSPGPRGLKNPRFRHVLAALPPDLLGVHRVAEQLSQWPSATLHGTVRATHLPGYLDGFAFRFNHRTARSPGPRFGWLLERAVRAEATPYRRLVRPGGQPDATWPKWRVCC; this is encoded by the coding sequence GTGGACTGGTTCCAGGCAGCGTGGTTGGTCTGCCAGCCAGGCGGGGTCAGTGCGTTGGAGCTCCAGCAGGCCCTGGGTGTGGCGAGCTACCAGACCGCCTGGGCCTGGCTTCACAAGCTGCGGAGGGAGATGGCGCCCTTGGCAGAGCGCCGCCTGAGCGGGCTGGTAGAGGTCGGCGCCGCAAGCATCGGCGGGAGAGCGGCAGTGACCGGTCTCAAGACGCGGTGCGGCGGGCTGGTGGCGCTGGCGGTCGGGGTCCGGGGGCGGCGTCTGGGGCGGGCCCGCATGGAGGCGATCGCCGCTGCTAAGCAGAAGAACCTTGGCGCCTTCGTCACGTCGGCCGTGGAGGCAAGGAGCACGGTCCGCACCGGTGGATCGCCGGGCCCTCGCGGCCTAAAGAACCCTCGCTTCAGGCACGTGCTGGCTGCTCTGCCGCCAGACCTCCTGGGCGTCCACCGCGTCGCCGAGCAGCTCAGCCAGTGGCCCTCTGCCACCCTCCACGGCACGGTGCGCGCTACGCACCTGCCGGGCTACCTGGACGGGTTCGCGTTCAGGTTCAACCACCGCACTGCACGCTCCCCGGGGCCGCGATTCGGTTGGCTGCTGGAGCGGGCGGTGAGGGCCGAGGCGACGCCCTATCGGCGTCTGGTACGGCCCGGTGGGCAGCCGGACGCTACATGGCCGAAGTGGAGAGTTTGTTGTTAA